One Bacteroidota bacterium DNA window includes the following coding sequences:
- a CDS encoding four helix bundle protein — translation MAKLIYSIFSKSKDYGFIDHILRASVSIMNKISEGFERQTNAEFRQFLYIAKVSCSKVR, via the coding sequence TTGGCAAAACTAATATATTCAATATTTTCCAAAAGTAAGGATTATGGATTTATAGACCATATCCTCCGAGCTTCTGTATCAATTATGAATAAAATCTCAGAAGGCTTTGAACGACAAACAAATGCTGAATTTAGACAATTTCTATATATTGCAAAAGTATCTTGTAGCAAAGTTCGTTAA
- a CDS encoding cofactor-independent phosphoglycerate mutase: MKYIIILGDGMADYPLESLGNKTPLMAANIPNIDSLATNGRCGKLITVPSDMPPGSEIANMAVLGYDVRKVYQGRGVLEAASMGVELENTDMAMRMNLICIENEKIKNHSAGHISNEESYELIDTLKNELENDIIKFHPGVSYRHLMLIKNGKNNISCTPPHDVPGTPFKEVLVKAKDDDNSTADLLNSLILKSQKILSSHPVNKKRIAEGKDPANSIWPWSPGNKPEMKTLQEKYGISGAVISAVDLLYGIGSYAGMKAVKVEGSTGLYDTNYEGKAKAAVEVLKEVDLVYLHIEASDEAGHEGDEKLKVKTIEYLDQRVVKYIVEETAKMQEEVTIAVIPDHPTPCALRTHTHDPVPFIIYHPDIKADSVTEYNEESTKKGYYGILEGEEFMKTLLA, translated from the coding sequence ATGAAATATATAATAATTCTTGGGGACGGAATGGCAGATTATCCTCTCGAAAGTCTTGGAAACAAAACCCCATTGATGGCTGCAAATATCCCTAACATTGATAGTCTTGCTACAAATGGAAGATGCGGAAAACTGATAACTGTGCCATCCGATATGCCACCCGGCAGCGAAATTGCAAACATGGCAGTTCTTGGCTACGATGTAAGAAAGGTTTATCAAGGAAGAGGAGTACTCGAAGCAGCAAGCATGGGGGTAGAGCTTGAAAATACCGATATGGCAATGAGAATGAATTTAATTTGTATTGAAAATGAAAAAATCAAAAATCATTCCGCCGGACATATTAGCAACGAAGAATCATACGAATTAATAGATACCCTCAAAAACGAATTGGAAAACGATATTATAAAATTTCATCCTGGTGTGAGCTATCGTCATCTTATGTTAATTAAAAATGGGAAAAACAATATCTCATGTACACCTCCGCACGATGTACCTGGGACACCTTTTAAAGAGGTCTTAGTAAAAGCAAAGGACGATGACAATAGTACAGCAGATTTGTTAAATTCTCTTATTCTGAAATCTCAGAAAATTCTTTCAAGCCATCCGGTAAATAAAAAACGAATTGCAGAAGGAAAAGACCCTGCAAATTCAATTTGGCCATGGTCGCCCGGAAACAAACCAGAAATGAAGACACTTCAGGAAAAATATGGAATTAGCGGAGCTGTAATTTCGGCAGTCGATTTGCTTTACGGAATTGGCTCTTATGCCGGAATGAAAGCAGTGAAAGTTGAAGGTTCAACAGGATTGTACGATACAAATTACGAAGGTAAAGCAAAAGCAGCAGTTGAGGTTTTGAAAGAAGTAGATTTGGTCTATTTACATATCGAGGCTAGCGACGAAGCAGGCCACGAAGGCGATGAAAAACTAAAAGTAAAAACAATAGAATATCTCGACCAAAGAGTTGTGAAATATATTGTTGAAGAAACTGCCAAAATGCAAGAAGAAGTTACAATTGCAGTTATCCCCGACCATCCTACTCCCTGTGCTCTACGAACCCATACTCACGATCCTGTTCCTTTCATTATTTATCACCCGGACATCAAAGCCGATAGTGTTACAGAATACAACGAAGAAAGTACGAAAAAAGGATATTATGGAATTCTTGAGGGAGAGGAATTTATGAAAACTCTTTTGGCTTAA
- the thrC gene encoding threonine synthase codes for MKNPLLFYSTNQKAKPLTFGEALIKGLAPDKGLYMPEKIPSFTKEEIASFSKMEYHEIAFAVGKKFLYGQISDENLFEIVKDAYNFSVPLEKVYDNKFVMRLDQGPTASFKDFAARMMGRLMQYFLKINNRNLLILTATSGDTGSAIANAFYGLNNIKVLVLYPKTEVTDRQRKQMTTLGENINTIALDGKFDDCQALVKEAFSDSELDYLNLSSANSINIGRLIPQIVYYFYSFAKLRKGTENDDIIFSVPSGNFGDMMGGIIAKNMGLPIKKFVIATNENDEFPKFLSSGEYEKIEPSKDCLSSAMNVGHPSNIPRLIALYGGVMDEKGNIFKQPDMQKLRNDIFAICVNDEETKTTIKNAYDEYQLLLEPHGAVGWKGLQTYLSENPEDKNQVCVSFETAHPAKFPEQINNILNFDPELPDSLKGLENRQEIITDMSKSYIDFKNYLKDNY; via the coding sequence ATGAAAAATCCACTATTATTCTATTCGACAAATCAAAAAGCCAAACCTTTAACTTTTGGCGAAGCATTGATAAAAGGATTAGCTCCTGACAAGGGATTATATATGCCTGAAAAAATTCCCAGCTTTACGAAAGAGGAAATAGCCAGTTTTTCAAAGATGGAATATCACGAAATAGCTTTTGCAGTTGGGAAAAAATTTCTATATGGTCAGATCTCAGATGAAAATTTGTTTGAAATAGTAAAAGATGCCTACAATTTTTCTGTACCTCTTGAAAAGGTTTATGACAACAAATTCGTCATGCGATTAGATCAAGGACCAACTGCTTCCTTTAAGGATTTTGCTGCCCGAATGATGGGACGTTTAATGCAATATTTTTTAAAAATAAATAACAGGAATCTTCTTATTCTTACTGCCACTTCTGGAGATACTGGCAGTGCTATCGCAAATGCTTTTTATGGATTAAACAATATTAAAGTTCTTGTGTTATATCCAAAAACTGAAGTTACCGACAGGCAACGAAAGCAAATGACCACTCTCGGAGAAAACATAAATACAATTGCTCTTGATGGGAAATTCGACGATTGTCAGGCACTTGTAAAAGAAGCATTTTCTGATAGTGAGCTTGATTATTTGAACCTGTCTTCAGCAAACTCTATAAACATTGGGCGTTTAATTCCACAAATTGTATATTATTTCTACTCCTTTGCAAAACTTCGCAAAGGCACTGAAAACGATGATATAATTTTTTCAGTTCCATCAGGCAATTTTGGCGATATGATGGGAGGAATAATTGCCAAAAATATGGGACTTCCTATCAAAAAATTTGTGATTGCAACAAACGAAAACGATGAGTTTCCAAAGTTTTTGTCAAGCGGTGAATACGAAAAAATTGAACCTTCGAAAGATTGCCTATCAAGTGCTATGAATGTGGGTCATCCAAGCAATATTCCTCGTCTGATAGCTCTATACGGCGGTGTTATGGACGAAAAAGGAAATATTTTCAAGCAGCCCGATATGCAAAAACTCAGAAACGACATTTTTGCAATTTGTGTAAACGATGAAGAAACAAAAACAACAATAAAAAATGCTTACGACGAGTATCAACTACTTCTCGAACCACATGGAGCAGTGGGCTGGAAAGGGCTACAAACGTATCTTAGCGAAAATCCTGAAGACAAAAACCAAGTTTGTGTATCATTCGAAACTGCTCATCCGGCTAAATTTCCAGAACAAATAAATAATATCCTCAATTTTGACCCGGAACTACCGGATAGTTTGAAAGGTTTAGAAAACAGACAAGAAATCATTACAGATATGTCAAAAAGTTACATTGATTTTAAAAATTATCTGAAAGATAACTATTAG